In Fusobacterium perfoetens, the following are encoded in one genomic region:
- a CDS encoding alpha-2-macroglobulin family protein, which produces MKKILYIFFMIIMLGCGKEPEQKEVITEKNYKVSEITAEGKESSENKKEKEFSFVGIKTYLSGKPRIEIEFNEDIKEENIDAYVNISPEVSYNVLTDKNKIIINGNFKAGNSYKIEVLKELKSLKGNSLKENIVKEAIFNEIEPKIVFSNQGIILPASENKKIAFKSVNVKKINLKIKKVYENNITQFLQELVFKGNGNIFDYNVENEFYKVGDTVFEKDYELNSEKNIWKQTEIELGNLVDNRGIFIAEISFDEKGIDYTFPEGTDSWQKYALIRNNGKIGKAILLSHMGITAQKEKEKTTVTVIDVLKNEPIKNIDVKIITFNNQIAYEGKTDSKGEISFENKENMMYVLAEKGEEKSILKFSDSQLSYDGFAVDGMFASEGIKAFIYTDRGIYRPGDEVYISFIARNSKEEFPENHPVKINVYSPTGKKFIEDNIIKNGKDGFYTYSFKTNIDSETGIWRVEAEIGSQKFVKDISIETIVPYKIKSEISAPEKIDINENKTFTVDIKSEYLFGAPAENLKFNTEIDVREKNINFEKYKNYIFKNPTSYSYYYRDYKEGILNEKGEGKVEFNISQIAPKNINLIGIITTKVIETGGRPVINKVPVSFNKFDTYVGIKIPESTYIKKGDNLNLEVIAVSEDGEKLSEGRKLIYRVYKNEYSWWWDYDSYNSFIRSIKTDRNTVLVYEKEFTSQDKPYIIDYTPDGEGEVFVEVEDMETGQSTGINLYLSTWQDSAINNKIDKLKIETDKKIYTAGETAKITFEGTKGAKALITTEKSGKVIDRKWIDAENLKNIHEFKVTEDMFPNAYVSVTLFQDYSNSDNDRPLRLYGAVPIIVEDKSTKLNIEIETPEEIRPNEEFTVKVKNKEKEKMNYTVAVVDEGLLDITGFDTPNPWKYFYQKEGMQVYFYDNYSEIMGRITGKVHQILKTGGDSFINEAASLKTLARAKEMGLENVQRFKPVAMFKGVLTSDENGEGTIKFTMPNYMGAVKVMVIGTSGKKYGSADAEIVVKAPVVTEAVFPRTLKAGDEFEIPVSVFALEDNVGKIKINLSFMGKEEKETVILNKKGRETIYFHLKVGQKIGSEKIKISAVSDKYSYEEETNININSNNPYLYINKTEILEKEKEIVFTQPSDYIEGSVKGSLTISKTPIIAADQRLSQLIRYPYGCGEQTVSAAFPQIYIDILTNNNKFDRKEITGNVNAAIGKLIRHQLYDGSFSYWAGGDTDIWVTNYTGHFLTEAKEKGYYVPEDIYNKWLSFAKRMVRDSEINITEKVYALYILALSENPEISQMNLVYENYLDKLNLTSKWYLAAAYKLIGENKIAEEIAEGLKVMPEKEDDDYYRYSYGSEFRDKAVILNCYYTIYEKPEENLYKEILKTLQSNQWLSTQSVGYSLMTLAKMTETKDKGVSGLIIIDGIEEKFKTEDERFVYNIPAEVKQIKIKPDENVFINYYWEGVPVNYQGENISENIKLERNYYDINGNKISPEILSQGDTFWIEIKLKSADDVEKYMYINDVALTQILPTGWEIENIRATGGAYPKWVQERTEDTYVEYEDIRDDRVMWFFDFDNYNSKRAVFFVKVNAVTKGKFDFPGTKAEAMYNENYQAYLKGFRVEVK; this is translated from the coding sequence ATGAAGAAAATATTATATATATTTTTTATGATTATAATGCTTGGATGTGGTAAAGAACCAGAGCAAAAGGAAGTTATTACAGAAAAAAATTATAAGGTATCTGAAATTACTGCAGAGGGAAAAGAATCTTCAGAAAATAAAAAAGAAAAAGAGTTTAGCTTTGTTGGAATTAAAACTTATTTAAGTGGTAAGCCAAGAATAGAAATAGAATTTAATGAAGATATTAAGGAAGAGAATATAGATGCATATGTTAATATTTCTCCTGAAGTCTCTTACAATGTGCTTACAGACAAAAATAAAATAATAATAAATGGTAATTTTAAAGCAGGAAATAGTTATAAAATTGAAGTTTTGAAAGAATTAAAAAGTTTAAAGGGAAATTCTCTTAAAGAAAATATTGTAAAAGAAGCTATTTTTAATGAAATAGAACCTAAAATTGTATTTTCAAATCAAGGAATAATTTTACCAGCCTCAGAAAATAAAAAAATAGCTTTTAAATCAGTAAATGTAAAAAAAATAAATTTAAAAATAAAGAAAGTTTATGAAAATAATATAACACAGTTTCTTCAGGAATTAGTTTTTAAAGGAAATGGAAATATATTTGACTATAATGTTGAAAATGAATTTTATAAAGTAGGAGATACTGTTTTTGAAAAAGATTATGAACTTAATTCAGAGAAGAATATTTGGAAGCAGACAGAAATAGAGCTTGGAAATCTTGTTGATAATAGAGGAATATTTATAGCAGAAATTTCTTTTGATGAAAAAGGAATAGACTATACTTTTCCTGAAGGAACAGATTCATGGCAGAAATATGCTCTTATAAGAAATAATGGGAAAATAGGAAAAGCTATTCTTCTTTCTCATATGGGAATTACAGCTCAAAAAGAAAAGGAAAAAACAACAGTAACTGTTATTGATGTATTAAAGAACGAGCCTATAAAAAACATTGATGTAAAAATTATAACTTTTAATAATCAAATAGCATATGAAGGAAAAACAGACAGTAAAGGAGAAATCTCTTTTGAAAATAAAGAAAATATGATGTATGTGCTTGCTGAAAAAGGAGAAGAAAAATCAATTTTAAAGTTTAGTGATTCTCAGCTTTCTTATGATGGGTTTGCTGTTGATGGAATGTTTGCTTCTGAAGGAATAAAAGCATTTATATATACAGACAGAGGAATTTATAGACCTGGAGATGAAGTATACATATCTTTTATTGCAAGAAATAGCAAGGAAGAATTTCCAGAAAATCACCCAGTAAAAATAAATGTTTATTCTCCAACAGGTAAAAAGTTTATAGAAGATAATATTATAAAAAATGGAAAAGATGGTTTCTACACATATTCATTTAAAACAAATATAGATTCAGAGACAGGAATTTGGAGAGTAGAAGCAGAAATAGGAAGTCAGAAATTTGTAAAAGATATTTCTATAGAAACAATAGTTCCTTATAAAATAAAATCAGAAATTTCTGCTCCTGAAAAAATAGATATAAATGAAAATAAAACTTTTACAGTTGATATAAAATCAGAATATCTTTTTGGTGCTCCTGCAGAGAATTTAAAATTTAATACAGAAATTGATGTAAGAGAAAAAAATATAAATTTTGAAAAATATAAAAATTATATATTTAAAAATCCTACTTCTTACAGTTATTATTACAGAGATTATAAAGAAGGAATCCTTAATGAAAAAGGAGAAGGAAAGGTAGAATTTAATATTTCTCAAATAGCTCCTAAAAATATAAATCTTATAGGAATAATTACAACAAAAGTAATAGAAACAGGAGGAAGACCTGTGATAAATAAAGTTCCTGTATCATTTAATAAGTTTGATACATATGTAGGAATAAAAATTCCTGAAAGCACATATATAAAAAAAGGAGACAATCTTAATCTTGAAGTTATAGCAGTATCAGAAGATGGAGAAAAACTTTCAGAAGGAAGAAAACTTATTTACAGAGTATATAAGAATGAATATTCTTGGTGGTGGGATTATGACAGCTATAATTCTTTTATAAGATCTATAAAGACAGATAGAAATACAGTTCTTGTTTATGAGAAAGAATTTACTTCACAAGATAAACCTTATATTATAGATTATACTCCAGATGGAGAAGGTGAAGTATTTGTAGAAGTTGAAGATATGGAAACAGGTCAGAGTACAGGAATAAATCTTTATTTAAGTACATGGCAGGATTCAGCTATAAATAATAAAATTGATAAATTGAAAATAGAAACTGATAAAAAAATATATACAGCAGGTGAAACAGCTAAAATTACTTTTGAAGGAACAAAAGGAGCAAAAGCACTTATTACAACAGAAAAATCAGGAAAAGTTATTGACAGAAAATGGATTGATGCAGAAAATTTAAAAAATATACATGAATTTAAAGTTACGGAAGATATGTTTCCTAATGCTTATGTATCAGTAACTTTATTCCAAGACTATAGCAACTCTGATAATGACAGGCCATTAAGACTTTACGGAGCAGTTCCTATTATTGTAGAAGATAAAAGTACAAAACTTAATATAGAAATAGAAACTCCTGAGGAAATAAGACCAAATGAAGAATTTACAGTGAAAGTAAAAAACAAAGAGAAAGAAAAAATGAACTATACTGTCGCTGTAGTAGATGAAGGTCTTCTTGATATAACAGGATTTGACACTCCTAATCCTTGGAAATATTTTTATCAGAAAGAGGGAATGCAAGTATATTTTTATGATAATTATTCTGAAATCATGGGAAGAATAACAGGAAAGGTTCATCAAATATTAAAAACAGGAGGAGATAGTTTTATAAATGAGGCAGCAAGTCTTAAAACTTTAGCAAGAGCAAAAGAGATGGGCCTTGAAAATGTTCAAAGATTTAAACCTGTGGCTATGTTTAAAGGAGTTCTTACTTCTGATGAAAATGGAGAGGGAACTATAAAATTTACAATGCCTAATTATATGGGTGCAGTAAAAGTTATGGTAATAGGTACATCTGGAAAGAAATATGGAAGTGCAGATGCTGAAATTGTAGTAAAAGCTCCAGTTGTAACAGAGGCAGTTTTTCCTCGTACACTTAAAGCAGGAGACGAATTTGAAATTCCTGTTTCTGTTTTTGCCTTAGAAGATAATGTTGGAAAAATAAAAATAAATTTAAGTTTTATGGGAAAAGAAGAAAAAGAAACAGTTATTCTTAATAAAAAAGGCAGAGAGACAATATATTTTCATTTAAAAGTTGGTCAGAAAATAGGAAGTGAAAAAATAAAAATATCTGCTGTGTCAGATAAATATAGTTATGAAGAAGAAACAAATATAAATATTAATTCAAATAATCCATATCTTTATATAAATAAAACAGAAATTTTAGAAAAAGAAAAAGAGATAGTTTTCACTCAGCCTTCAGATTATATAGAAGGAAGTGTAAAAGGAAGCTTAACTATTTCTAAGACCCCTATTATTGCAGCAGATCAAAGATTAAGTCAGCTTATAAGGTATCCTTATGGTTGTGGTGAACAGACAGTCTCAGCAGCTTTTCCTCAGATTTATATTGATATACTTACAAACAATAATAAATTTGACAGAAAAGAAATAACAGGAAATGTAAATGCAGCTATAGGAAAACTTATAAGACATCAGCTTTATGACGGATCTTTTTCATATTGGGCAGGAGGAGATACAGATATATGGGTAACAAATTATACAGGACATTTTCTGACTGAAGCCAAAGAAAAAGGATACTATGTTCCTGAAGATATATATAATAAGTGGCTGTCTTTTGCTAAAAGAATGGTAAGAGATTCAGAAATAAATATTACAGAAAAAGTATATGCTCTTTACATTCTTGCATTGAGTGAAAATCCTGAAATAAGTCAGATGAATTTAGTATATGAAAATTATTTAGATAAACTTAATCTTACAAGTAAATGGTATCTTGCAGCAGCATATAAACTTATAGGAGAAAATAAAATTGCTGAAGAAATAGCAGAAGGACTTAAAGTTATGCCAGAGAAAGAAGATGATGATTATTACAGATACAGTTATGGTTCTGAATTTAGAGATAAAGCTGTAATTCTTAATTGTTATTATACAATTTATGAAAAACCTGAAGAAAATCTATATAAGGAAATTTTAAAAACACTTCAAAGCAATCAATGGCTTTCTACACAAAGTGTGGGGTATTCTCTTATGACTTTGGCGAAGATGACAGAAACAAAAGATAAGGGAGTTTCAGGTTTAATAATTATTGATGGCATAGAAGAGAAATTTAAAACAGAAGATGAAAGATTTGTATATAATATTCCTGCAGAAGTTAAGCAAATAAAAATAAAACCAGATGAAAATGTTTTTATTAATTATTATTGGGAAGGTGTTCCTGTAAATTATCAGGGAGAAAATATTTCTGAAAATATAAAACTAGAGAGAAATTATTATGATATAAACGGAAATAAAATAAGTCCTGAAATTCTTTCACAAGGAGATACATTCTGGATAGAGATAAAATTAAAATCTGCTGACGATGTTGAGAAATATATGTATATAAATGATGTTGCACTCACTCAAATTCTTCCTACAGGATGGGAAATAGAAAATATAAGAGCAACAGGAGGAGCATATCCTAAATGGGTGCAAGAAAGAACAGAAGATACATATGTAGAATATGAGGATATAAGAGATGACAGAGTGATGTGGTTCTTTGATTTTGATAACTATAATTCAAAAAGAGCTGTTTTCTTTGTTAAAGTGAATGCTGTTACAAAGGGGAAATTTGATTTTCCAGGAACAAAGGCAGAAGCTATGTACAATGAAAATTATCAGGCATATCTAAAAGGTTTCAGAGTAGAGGTAAAATAA
- the pbpC gene encoding penicillin-binding protein 1C — MKILFKMALLVIVIIFIFTCGFYINFDAKSAEKIFEDRYSVSVLDNKGSIIGVHLNKNEQWHLKSSEKIPEKLRIAVTVFEDKNFYSHSGIDFFAVTRAFYNNFKDGRRTGASTITMQAAKMLEPKKRTYLNKYLEMIQALKLERYFTKDEILRMYLNNAPYGGNVVGYKTASYMYFQKSPQELTWGEASLLAVLPNSPGLMSIDRNREKLIEKRNNLLKKLYEKKYISEKQFSISIKEPVPEKKYAFKSIAHHLVRRLINENQEEKIIKSTINSELQEEVEEIVEDYSEFLKLQGIKNAAVLIINNKNYEAEVYIGSQNFYDFENNGQVDGITALRSTGSLLKPFLYAKIIDDGKAAPQSKIPDVPLYFSNFTPQNADKKYRGMVEMQDALIKSLNIPFVHLLKEYGEERFFYFLKEILGFNDSDPSKYGLSLILGTKEFSMENMGKLYAGLANYGKFRNIKYIKESQKENTENFITEGASYLTLEAMKKLERPGMERLYKEKNPVSWKTGTSNGRRDGWAAGVTPEYTVIVWTGNFTGEGNPNLTGVYSAGNLMFDILKILPRKEREFRKPYSLKKIKIDAETGYRLKYDVPWEEIYYPEDAVPLRVSPYYKKIYINKKGEEIDSRDSSFQERREKIILNYPTEVINYFVKENLDVSNIFNRKFLEKSLKFIYPSNNLKIIIPKDFDGEKSIIVKIANLKNQELYWYINKEYIGKDFDGEKKFNLKKGKYEIKVVSSEGETAKVNFEITDK, encoded by the coding sequence ATGAAAATATTATTTAAAATGGCATTACTTGTCATTGTTATCATATTTATATTTACATGTGGATTTTATATAAACTTTGATGCGAAGAGTGCAGAAAAAATTTTTGAGGACAGATACAGTGTATCTGTCCTTGATAATAAAGGCAGTATAATAGGAGTGCATCTCAATAAAAATGAACAGTGGCATTTGAAAAGTTCAGAAAAGATTCCAGAAAAATTAAGAATAGCAGTAACTGTCTTTGAAGATAAAAATTTTTATTCTCATAGTGGAATAGATTTTTTTGCAGTTACAAGAGCTTTTTATAATAATTTTAAAGATGGCAGAAGAACAGGAGCAAGTACAATAACAATGCAGGCAGCTAAAATGCTTGAACCTAAAAAAAGAACATATTTAAATAAATATCTTGAAATGATTCAGGCATTAAAATTGGAAAGATATTTTACAAAGGATGAAATATTAAGAATGTATCTTAATAATGCCCCTTATGGAGGGAATGTTGTAGGATATAAAACAGCATCATATATGTATTTTCAAAAAAGTCCTCAAGAGCTTACTTGGGGAGAGGCTTCTCTTTTAGCAGTTCTTCCTAATTCTCCTGGACTTATGAGTATTGACAGAAACAGAGAAAAGCTTATAGAAAAAAGAAATAATCTCTTAAAAAAACTTTATGAAAAAAAATATATAAGTGAAAAACAGTTCAGTATATCTATAAAAGAACCTGTACCTGAGAAAAAATATGCTTTTAAATCTATAGCACATCATCTTGTAAGACGGCTTATAAATGAAAACCAAGAAGAAAAAATAATAAAAAGTACAATAAACAGCGAACTTCAGGAAGAAGTGGAAGAAATTGTAGAAGATTATTCAGAATTTCTAAAACTTCAGGGAATAAAAAATGCAGCTGTGCTTATTATCAATAATAAAAATTATGAAGCAGAAGTATATATAGGTTCACAGAATTTTTATGATTTTGAAAATAATGGTCAAGTAGATGGAATAACAGCTTTAAGATCAACAGGATCTCTCTTGAAACCTTTTCTATATGCAAAAATAATAGATGATGGAAAAGCAGCTCCTCAATCAAAGATACCAGATGTACCTTTATATTTTTCAAATTTTACTCCTCAGAATGCAGATAAGAAATACAGAGGAATGGTAGAGATGCAAGATGCTCTTATAAAATCTCTCAATATTCCTTTTGTACATCTTTTAAAAGAGTATGGAGAAGAGAGATTTTTTTACTTTTTAAAAGAGATACTGGGGTTTAATGATAGTGATCCTTCAAAATATGGACTTTCTCTTATTCTTGGAACAAAAGAATTCAGCATGGAAAATATGGGAAAGCTTTATGCAGGACTTGCTAATTATGGAAAATTTAGAAATATAAAATATATCAAAGAAAGTCAAAAAGAAAATACAGAGAATTTTATAACAGAAGGAGCATCTTATCTTACACTTGAAGCAATGAAAAAGCTTGAAAGACCAGGAATGGAAAGGCTGTATAAAGAAAAAAATCCTGTATCTTGGAAAACAGGAACAAGTAACGGAAGAAGAGATGGCTGGGCAGCAGGAGTAACACCTGAATATACAGTTATTGTATGGACAGGAAATTTTACAGGAGAGGGAAATCCTAATCTGACAGGAGTTTATAGTGCTGGAAATCTTATGTTTGATATTTTAAAAATACTTCCTAGGAAAGAAAGAGAATTTAGAAAACCATATTCTTTAAAAAAAATTAAAATTGATGCAGAAACAGGATATAGATTGAAATATGATGTTCCTTGGGAAGAAATATATTATCCTGAAGATGCAGTTCCTTTAAGAGTATCTCCTTATTATAAAAAAATTTACATAAATAAAAAAGGAGAAGAAATAGATTCAAGAGACAGCAGTTTTCAAGAGAGAAGAGAGAAAATAATTTTGAATTATCCTACAGAAGTTATAAATTATTTTGTGAAAGAGAATTTAGATGTATCTAATATTTTTAATAGAAAATTTCTTGAAAAGAGTTTAAAATTTATTTATCCTTCAAATAACTTAAAAATAATTATACCTAAAGATTTTGATGGAGAAAAAAGTATTATTGTAAAAATTGCAAATTTAAAAAATCAGGAACTTTATTGGTATATAAATAAAGAATACATAGGAAAGGATTTTGATGGAGAAAAAAAGTTTAATTTAAAAAAAGGAAAGTATGAAATAAAAGTTGTGTCCTCTGAAGGAGAAACAGCTAAGGTAAATTTTGAGATAACAGATAAGTAA
- the rpmE gene encoding 50S ribosomal protein L31: MKKGIHPEYKVVTVECTCGEKFETRSTYAKGDLKVAVCSKCHPFYTGKAKFLDTAGRVDKFNKKYNIK, encoded by the coding sequence ATGAAAAAAGGAATACATCCTGAGTATAAAGTTGTGACAGTTGAATGTACTTGTGGAGAAAAATTTGAAACAAGATCAACTTATGCAAAAGGTGACTTAAAAGTTGCTGTTTGTTCTAAATGTCATCCATTCTACACTGGAAAAGCTAAGTTCTTAGATACAGCTGGTAGAGTTGACAAGTTCAACAAAAAATACAATATCAAATAG
- the upp gene encoding uracil phosphoribosyltransferase, translating to MAVVEIKHPLIEHKLTYLRDKNTDTKTFRENLNEIAKLMIYETTKDLELEEIEVETPIMKTKAGVLKDKAVAIVPILRAGLGMVDGILSLIPTAKIGHIGVYRNEETLQPVYYYCKLPVDIQDRKVILVDPMLATGGSAIYAIDYLKERGVKDITFMCLISAPEGVAKVQEAHPDVSIYTAKIDERLNEHGYIVPGLGDCGDRIFGTK from the coding sequence ATGGCAGTTGTAGAAATCAAACACCCTTTAATTGAGCACAAACTTACTTATCTTAGAGATAAAAATACAGATACTAAAACTTTTAGAGAGAATCTGAATGAGATAGCTAAGCTGATGATTTACGAAACAACAAAAGATTTAGAATTAGAAGAGATTGAAGTGGAAACTCCAATAATGAAAACAAAGGCGGGAGTATTAAAGGATAAAGCAGTTGCTATAGTTCCTATATTAAGAGCAGGACTTGGAATGGTTGACGGAATACTTTCTCTTATTCCTACAGCAAAAATAGGACATATAGGAGTATATAGAAACGAAGAAACTTTACAACCTGTTTATTATTACTGTAAACTTCCTGTGGATATTCAGGATAGAAAAGTTATTCTTGTAGATCCTATGCTTGCAACAGGTGGATCTGCAATATATGCGATAGATTATTTAAAAGAAAGAGGAGTAAAAGACATAACATTTATGTGTCTTATATCTGCTCCAGAAGGTGTTGCTAAAGTTCAAGAGGCACATCCAGATGTATCAATTTATACAGCTAAAATAGATGAAAGACTTAATGAGCATGGATATATTGTTCCAGGACTTGGAGATTGTGGAGATAGAATATTTGGAACAAAATAA